The genomic interval GTCGGTATCGAGCACGGGAGTGCCGCCGCCGTTCAGCAGCGGGACGCCGTCGCGATCGACGTAGGGACCGGTGACGTCATCGGCGCGGCCGACCATCACGTGGTACGTGCTGTCGAGCGCCTGGCAGCACGAGTCGAACGAGACGAACAGGAAGTAGTCGCCGTCGTGTTCCACGATGTACGGCGCCTCGACGGCATTCGGCGGCACGCCGCGGTCGGCGAGTCGCAGCGGCTCAGCGGCATCCGCGCGCGTTCCCTGCGGCCACTCCAGCGGAACCATGCGGATGCCGCTCCAGAACGAGCCGAACGCCATCCACGGCTCGCCTGATTCGTCCACGACCACGCCAGGATCGATCGCGTTGTAGTCGTCGCCCTTCGTGGAGGCGACGACCTGGCCCTGATCGACCCACTCGTACTCTGCGTCATCCGGGTCGAGGGTCGTGTTCGTGGCGAGCGCGATGACCGACGCGTTCGAGCCGAAGGTGGATGCCGAGTAGTAGAGGTACCACGTGCCCTCGTGCTCGATCAGCTCCGGCGCCCAGAGGTTCGAGACGCCGGGCACCGACTCGCCGAGCCACGCAGGTTTGTCGTCCCACACCTCGCCTCGGTAGCGCCAGGTGGTTCCGTCAGTGGAGGACCGGATCTGGATGTTGCCGTCGCCCGTGCTCGCATTTCCCGTCGAATACACGTACTGCTCGTCGCCCGACACGGCGTACGCGGGGTCATGGACCGCGAGGTCGCCGCTGAGCTCACGGGCTCCCCCGCCCGCGCACGCCGTGAGCAGGGCCAGCGCGCCCGCCATCGCGAGCCCCGCCATGCTGCGCCCGACCGACCGCGCACCCCACCGGTTACGGACGCGACACGCCGCTTCGCCCGGCGAGCGCGCGGCGTGTCGCGTCCGTAACCGATGGGGGTGCGGGGTGGAGGACATCAGGCGCCGAGCGAGATCGCCGTCCACGAGACCGGGGGCAGGGTCACCGTCAGCCGGCCACCGTCGATCGACGCGGTCTCGTTCGGCGTGAGCCCGACGCGCTCGGGGTCGTCGAGCGTGTTCGTCGCCGAGCGGTCGTCATCCCACAGCGACACCGACTCCTTCACCGTGAGGCCGGCGAGCGCCGAGATGTCGACACTCACCTCGTGCGCATCGGTCTGGTCGCGGTTCACGAGGAACAGCGCGACAGCGCCGGTCTCGGCGTCGTGGGTGGCGACGGCATCCAGCACGGGCACCTCGCCGTAGACCTCGGTCTTGTACACTGGCGACTCGAGGCGCACCTCGAGCGATGAGCCCACCGCGAGACGCGAAGTGGTCGCGAAGGGGAAGAACGTCGTCTGCTTCCACGCGATGCCGCCGGGCTCGGTCATGATCGGAGCGATCACGTTCACGAGCTGCGCGAGCGACGCGCTCGTCACCCGGTCGGCGTGCTTGAGCAGCGAGATCAGCAGATTGCCGAAGACGACGGCATCCGCCACCGAGTACGCGTCTTCGAGAAGGCGCGGCGCCACCGGCCAGTTGTCGACGCCTTCGATCTTGTCGACGCCGTGGTAGCGGTCGATGTACCAGACGTTCCACTCGTCGAACGAGATGTCGATCTTCTTGGTGCTTCCCTTGACGGCTCCGACGTGGTCGGCCGTCGCGACCACGGTCTCGATGAAGTGGTCCATGTCGACCGCCGACGCGAGGAAGCTGCCGAGGTCGCCGTTCTTCTCCTCGTAGTAGGCGTGGCACGAGATGTAGTCCACGTCGTCGTACGTGTGGGTCAGTACGACGCGCTCCCACTCGCCGAAGGTCGGCATGTGCGCACTGGACGAGCCGCACACAACGAGTTCGAGCTCCGGGTCGACCTG from Microbacterium pumilum carries:
- a CDS encoding alpha-N-arabinofuranosidase, yielding MPAALTIDPRFAVGPINRRLFGSFVEHLGRCVYDGIYEPGHSTADAEGFRQDVIDLVNELGVSAIRYPGGNFVSGFRWEDSVGPRDQRPRRLDLAWHSTETNEVGLHEFSGWLEKVGSELMLAVNLGTRGTLEALDLLEYSNIGGGTALSDQRVANGHAEPFDVRMWCLGNEMDGPWQLGHRSADDYGKIASQTAKALRQVDPELELVVCGSSSAHMPTFGEWERVVLTHTYDDVDYISCHAYYEEKNGDLGSFLASAVDMDHFIETVVATADHVGAVKGSTKKIDISFDEWNVWYIDRYHGVDKIEGVDNWPVAPRLLEDAYSVADAVVFGNLLISLLKHADRVTSASLAQLVNVIAPIMTEPGGIAWKQTTFFPFATTSRLAVGSSLEVRLESPVYKTEVYGEVPVLDAVATHDAETGAVALFLVNRDQTDAHEVSVDISALAGLTVKESVSLWDDDRSATNTLDDPERVGLTPNETASIDGGRLTVTLPPVSWTAISLGA
- a CDS encoding arabinan endo-1,5-alpha-L-arabinosidase yields the protein MAGALALLTACAGGGARELSGDLAVHDPAYAVSGDEQYVYSTGNASTGDGNIQIRSSTDGTTWRYRGEVWDDKPAWLGESVPGVSNLWAPELIEHEGTWYLYYSASTFGSNASVIALATNTTLDPDDAEYEWVDQGQVVASTKGDDYNAIDPGVVVDESGEPWMAFGSFWSGIRMVPLEWPQGTRADAAEPLRLADRGVPPNAVEAPYIVEHDGDYFLFVSFDSCCQALDSTYHVMVGRADDVTGPYVDRDGVPLLNGGGTPVLDTDGDVHVGPGGQSIADGTLAVHYYDRRLDGAFQLALFPLTWDAEGWPDARW